From Acidovorax sp. 1608163:
CACCGTGAACACACTGACGCCGTGCGACGCCGCAAACGCGCGGATGGAGGGAAGTTTGCTGCCCGGCTTGAGCACCTGGCCCACGATAAGGCCACGCAGCCCATCGACGATCTGGCTGACCAGAGGTGTCTGGAGGTCTGGGCTGAGAGTGAGCATCAAGCGATCAAAGAGAAGAGCCGACGAAAAAAGGGGGCGAATTGTGCACCGTGTTGGCGCACACCAAATCAGGGATTGCCTGTACAGCATTTTAGACCTGCACAGTCCGCGCCAATTTACGCTGCGGTGTACATGGACGGTGGGTGGCGCGGCTTTCAGAATTCACCCCATTCCCTCATCACCCACTTTTCACCAAGCCGCTGACACCATGCAACAAGACCGCCACTTCACCAACGCCGCCCTCCTCGCACGCCGCCATGCCGCTGTGGCCCGGGGCGTAGGCCAGGCCCACGAGATCTTTGTGCACAAGGCCCGCAACGCCGAGCTGTGGGACGTGGAGGGTCGCCGCTTCATCGACTTTGCGGGCGGGATTGCCGTGCTCAACACCGGGCACCTGCACACTGGCGTGATCGATGCGGTGAAAGCCCAGCTGGAGCTGTACACCCACACCTGCTTCCAGGTGGTGGCCTATGAGCCCTATGTGGAAGTGTGCGAGCGCCTGAACACGCTGGCCCCTGGCGCGTTTGCCAAGAAGAGCCTGCTGCTCACCACGGGCGCCGAGGCCGTGGAAAACGCCATCAAGATCGCCCGCTCGCACACCGGCCGCCCCGGCGTCATCGCCTTCACAGGCGGCTACCACGGCCGCACCAACTTCACGCTGGGCCTGACCGGCAAGGTCGCGCCCTACAAGCTGGGCTTTGGCCCCTTCCCGGGCGAGGTGTACCACGCACTGTTCCCCAACGCGCTGCACGGCGTGAGCGTGGAGCAGGCGCTGCACTCGGTGGAGCTGATCTTCAAGAACGACATCGAGCCCGAACGCGTGGCGGCCTTCATCGTCGAGCCCGTGCAGGGCGAAGGTGGCTTCTATGTGGCCCCCCCGAGTTCATCACCGGCCTCAAGGCGCTTGCAGACCGTTACGGCATCTTGCTGATTGCTGACGAAGTGCAAACCGGCGCAGGCCGCACGGGCACGTGGTTTGCTTGTGAGCAATGGCCTGTGGCCCCGGACCTGATCACCACCGCCAAATCGCTGGCAGGCGGCTTCCCGCTCTCGGGCGTGGTGGGCCGCGCCGACGTGATCGACGCACCTGCAGCTGGCGGCCTGGGCGGCACCTACGCCGGCAGCCCCGTGGCCTGCGCTGCAGCCCTGGCGGTGATCGAAGCCTTTGAAAAGGAACACCTGCTGGCCCGCAGCCAGGACATGGGCGCCCTGCTGGTGCGCAGCCTCAAGGACATGGCCGCCAAGGTGCCTGCCATTGGCGACGTGCGCGGCCTGGGCGCCATGGTGGCCATTGAACTGTTTGAAAACGGAGACCCGCACCGCCCCGACGCAGCCCTGACCAAGAAGGTCGTGACCGAAGCCGCCAAGCGTGGCCTCATCCTGCTGTCGTGCGGCACCTACGGCAACGTGATCCGTATCCTCGTGCCTCTGACGGCCTCTGACGAACTGCTCGCCGAAGGCCTGGCCATCCTGGCCGACAGCTTTGCCGCTGTGGGCTGACCCATCCCCCGTTTGAACGCATCCCCCTCACCATGACCCACGCAGAACCCCTCGTCCGCTTCAGCGGCGTGCAAAAAACCTACGACGGCGAACAGCTGGTGGTGCGCGCGCTGAACCTGGACATCCAGCGCGGCGAGTTCCTGAGCCTGCTGGGGCCTTCGGGCTCTGGCAAGACCACCACGCTGATGATGCTGGCGGGGTTTGAATCGCCCACCTCGGGCGACATCCTGCTCGGCGGCAAGCAGATCACCGGCACGCCGCCGCACAAGCGCAACTTTGGCATGGTGTTCCAAAACTACGCGCTGTTCCCCCACCTGACGGTGGGCGAGAACGTGGCCTACCCGCTGACGGTGCGCAAGGTGCCCAAGGCAGAGCAGGCCGAGCGCGTGAAGAAGGCACTGGACATGGTGCGCCTGTCGGGCATGGCCGACCGGCTGCCCACCCGCTTGTCGGGCGGCCAGCAGCAGCGCGTGGCCCTGGCCCGCGCCCTGGTCTTCAACCCCCAGCTGGTGCTGATGGACGAGCCCCTGGGCGCGCTCGACAAGCAACTGCGTGAGCACATGCAGATTGAGCTCAAAGAGCTGCACCGCCAGCTGGGCGTGACCTTTGTGTACGTGACGCACGACCAGGGTGAAGCCCTGACCATGAGCGACCGCGTGGCCGTGTTCAACGAGGGCATCATCCAGCAACTGGCCGATGTCGAGAGCCTGTACGAGACCCCCAGCAACCGCTTTGTGGCCGGCTTTGTGGGCGACAGCACCGTGCTCACCGGCACGCTGCAAAGCCAGGGCGCACAAGCCGGGCTGCAGCTGCCCAGCGGCCAGTGGCTGCAAGGCGTGAACGTGAACCAGGCCCCGCAAGGCGCAGCGGTGGAAGCCAGCATCCGCCCCGAGCGCATCGTGCTGCATCCACCCGGCGCCAGCACGGGCCCCAACACCGTGCCCGCCACCGTGGCACGCGCCATCTACTACGGCGACCACCTGCGGCTGATGTGCGACATCGGCCCCGGGCAGGCCCAAGCCACCGTCAAGCTGCCCCTGACCCGTGCCGATGCCAACCCGCATCCCCAGCCCGGCGAGCAGGTGCAGCTGGAGTTCCCCCCGGTCTCCACCCGCATCTATGCACTCTGACGAGCGCATGGTTTTTCCCCGTCTCCCGTTCCCTGTCCACCTCCTTCTATCTCAAGGAAAACGCACCATGAAAAAGAGCCTGATTGCCTGTGCCGCACTGGCCGCCTGCTTCGCCCTGCCCAGCCTGGCGCAGCAGCAGATCACCGTCGTGAACTTTGGTGGCGCCAACGCCAACGCACAGAAAAAGGCGTTCTACGAGCCCTACGAAAAGCAGGGCAACAAGATCGTGGCCGTGGAATACAACGGCGAGCAAGCCAAGGTCAAGGCCATGGTCGAGACCAAGAAGGTGACCTGGGACGTGGTGGAAGTCGAATCGCCCGACGCCGCACGCGGCTGCGACGAAGGCCTGTATGAAAAGCTGGACTACAGCAAAATCGTGCCCAAGGCCGACCTGCTGCCCGCTGCGGTGAACGAATGTGCCGTGGGCATCTTCGTTTGGTCCACCGTGATGGCCTACAACGGCGACAAGCTCAAGACCCCGCCCACCAGCTGGGCTGACTTTTGGGACACCAAGAAGATCCCAGGCAAGCGCGGCATGCGCAAGGGCGCCCGCTACAACCTCGAATTTGCCCTGCTGGCCGACGGCGTGAAGCCCGCCGACGTGTACAAGGTGCTGGCCACCAAGGAAGGTGCCGACCGCGCCTTCAAGAAGCTGACCGAACTCAAGCCCAACATCCAGTGGTGGGAGGCCGGCGCCCAGGCGCCCCAGTTCCTGGTCGCAGGCGATGTGGCGCTGACCACCGTGTTCAACGGCCGCATCGATGCAGCCAACCGCGAAGGCCGCAACCTCAAGATCTACTGGCCCGGCGGCATCTATGACCTGGACTACTGGGCCATCCCCAAGGGCACGCCCAACAAGGATGCCGCAGTGAAGTTCATCGCCTTCACGCTGCAGACCCCACAACAGGGCGCCTACGCACAGAACATCGCCTACGGCCCAGCCAACACCAAGGCCCTGGCCACGCTGGACAAGAAGGTGCTGGACGACCTGCCCACATCGACCGCCAACGCCAAAGAAGCCCTGCAGTTCAGCGTGGGCTTCTGGGCGGACCAAGGCGAGGCGCTGGAAAAGCGCTTTGCTGCTTGGGCCACGCAGTAAGGCACCCAGCCTGCGCCTGCTGAGATGAAGTCTTCGGCCACCACGGGCCGTTGAACCAGCGCAGCAGGCGCAGGCCCTGTTATCGGAACGCAGAGAGCAAGACACCATGCAAGCCACCCTGGCCTCCCCTCCCCTCAGTGCACCTTCTGGTGAAGCCCCGGGCGCCTTGCGCCAGGCCTTGGCCCGTGCAGAAGCTCGGCGCAAATGGCGCGCCTTTGCGCTGACACTGCCGCTGTTGGTGTTCCTGCTGCTCACGCTGCTGGTGCCCATCGTGGCCCTGCTGCAACGCGCCGTGGAAAACCCCGAGGTAGCCAACGCCCTGCCCGCCACCGTGCGCGCCCTGGACGGCTGGGACCGCAAGGAAGCCCCCGCAGCCAGTGCCTATGCCGCACTGATGGCAGACCTGGGCCACCTGCCCGACAGCTCGGACGCCGGGGCCCTGGCCCGCAGGCTCAACACCGATCTGCCCGGCGCACGCTCGCTCATCATGGGGGCCTACCGTGCCTTGCCGATGGAAGGCAGCCCCGACGCCATCCGTGCCCAGTTGATTGAAAAAGACGCCCGCTGGGCAGAAGCCCCGCTGTGGCAAGCCATTGCCAAAAACGGCGCCCGCTGGACGCCCGACTACCTGCTCGCCTCTGTCGACCTGCAGCGCGACGCGCAAGGCCAAGTCGAGCGCATGCCCGAAGAGCAACGTGCCTTTGGCGGCATCTTGCTGCGCACCTTCCACATCAGCCTGGTGGTCACCGTGATTTGCCTGCTACTGGCCTACCCGCTGGCCTGGTGGCTGGCCACGCTGCCTGCGCGCTCGGCCAATGTGCTGATGATTTTGGTGCTGGTGCCGTTCTGGACGTCCATCCTCGTGCGGGTGGCCGCCTGGATCGTGCTGCTGCAGTCTGAAGGCCTGGTCAACCGGGGACTGATGGGCCTGGGCGTCATCAACGAGCCCCTG
This genomic window contains:
- a CDS encoding ABC transporter ATP-binding protein — its product is MTHAEPLVRFSGVQKTYDGEQLVVRALNLDIQRGEFLSLLGPSGSGKTTTLMMLAGFESPTSGDILLGGKQITGTPPHKRNFGMVFQNYALFPHLTVGENVAYPLTVRKVPKAEQAERVKKALDMVRLSGMADRLPTRLSGGQQQRVALARALVFNPQLVLMDEPLGALDKQLREHMQIELKELHRQLGVTFVYVTHDQGEALTMSDRVAVFNEGIIQQLADVESLYETPSNRFVAGFVGDSTVLTGTLQSQGAQAGLQLPSGQWLQGVNVNQAPQGAAVEASIRPERIVLHPPGASTGPNTVPATVARAIYYGDHLRLMCDIGPGQAQATVKLPLTRADANPHPQPGEQVQLEFPPVSTRIYAL
- a CDS encoding ABC transporter substrate-binding protein, which codes for MKKSLIACAALAACFALPSLAQQQITVVNFGGANANAQKKAFYEPYEKQGNKIVAVEYNGEQAKVKAMVETKKVTWDVVEVESPDAARGCDEGLYEKLDYSKIVPKADLLPAAVNECAVGIFVWSTVMAYNGDKLKTPPTSWADFWDTKKIPGKRGMRKGARYNLEFALLADGVKPADVYKVLATKEGADRAFKKLTELKPNIQWWEAGAQAPQFLVAGDVALTTVFNGRIDAANREGRNLKIYWPGGIYDLDYWAIPKGTPNKDAAVKFIAFTLQTPQQGAYAQNIAYGPANTKALATLDKKVLDDLPTSTANAKEALQFSVGFWADQGEALEKRFAAWATQ
- a CDS encoding ABC transporter permease: MQATLASPPLSAPSGEAPGALRQALARAEARRKWRAFALTLPLLVFLLLTLLVPIVALLQRAVENPEVANALPATVRALDGWDRKEAPAASAYAALMADLGHLPDSSDAGALARRLNTDLPGARSLIMGAYRALPMEGSPDAIRAQLIEKDARWAEAPLWQAIAKNGARWTPDYLLASVDLQRDAQGQVERMPEEQRAFGGILLRTFHISLVVTVICLLLAYPLAWWLATLPARSANVLMILVLVPFWTSILVRVAAWIVLLQSEGLVNRGLMGLGVINEPLALLFNRTGVVIAMVHILLPFMILPLYSVMKSVPPTYLRAAVSLGSSPIAAFFRVYVPQTYPGVGAGALLVFILSIGYYVTPALLGGADDQMLSYYIARYTNVEINWGMACALGALLLTATLVLYGVYRRIGKAELSLG